The Panicum hallii strain FIL2 chromosome 9, PHallii_v3.1, whole genome shotgun sequence genome has a window encoding:
- the LOC112878208 gene encoding protein PHLOEM PROTEIN 2-LIKE A10-like produces the protein MDSLAAACLCSRRRRARRLLLAAAAATAGYGLYRLYRHHRRRIVAALSLADAVSQVGSDLAEFLRSDSDQVPRSLLQLSKLAASEPVNSAASSLSESLASGVLRAISSHQHQLRQQQQQNPQTPLQDRILDRLLSPEGAGFASAVVGSFARNLVLSSCNARTDSSAEAGDREEPRWLAALCSATGKEAAADLVRVFVSSAVAAYLDRTAAVRTNDQLLAGLSNPRHEAKVKDLAVSVCNGAVETFLRTSRQLAKEASIARIEAAEMERVAHNSDTNCVIQRVSSTLAVPSNRRFVLDVTGRVTAETVRSFLDFLAQRMSDGARKSIVIARDEVAERGLVAVKYLGAKSMAIFTISLALCMHILMGTRFLLPG, from the coding sequence ATGGACTCGCTGGCCGCCGCCTGCTtgtgctcccgccgccgccgcgcccgccgactcctcctggccgccgccgcagccaccGCCGGGTACGGCCTGTACCGCCTctaccgccaccaccgccgccgtaTCGTCGCCGCCCTCTCCCTCGCCGACGCCGTCTCTCAGGTCGGTTCCGACCTCGCCGAATTCCTCCGCTCCGACTCCGACCAAGTCCCACGGAGCCTGCTCCAGCTCTCCAAGCTCGCGGCCTCCGAACCCGTCAACTCTGCTGCGTCTTCCCTCTCCGAGTCCCTCGCCTCCGGCGTCCTCCGCGCCATCTCCTCTCACCAGCACCAATTGcgtcaacagcagcagcaaaacCCCCAAACCCCGCTCCAAGATCGGATCTTGGACCGCCTCCTCTCCCCCGAAGGTGCCGGGTTCGCCTCCGCTGTCGTCGGAAGCTTCGCCAGGAACCTCGTCTTGTCCTCCTGCAACGCCCGCACCGACTCCTCCGCCGAGGCTGGCGACCGCGAGGAGCCGCGGTGGCTGGCTGCGCTCTGCAGCGCCACGGGCAAGGAGGCCGCCGCGGACCTCGTCCGAGTCTTCGTCAGCTCCGCTGTCGCCGCCTACCTCGACCGCACAGCTGCCGTGCGCACCAACGACCAGCTGCTCGCTGGCCTCTCCAACCCAAGGCACGAGGCCAAGGTCAAGGACCTGGCCGTGTCCGTCTGCAATGGCGCCGTCGAAACCTTCCTCAGGACGTCACGGCAGCTGGCTAAGGAGGCCTCCATTGCTCGCATTGAGGCAGCAGAAATGGAGCGTGTGGCGCACAATTCAGACACCAACTGCGTGATCCAGAGGGTGTCAAGCACGCTGGCCGTGCCGAGCAACAGGAGGTTCGTTCTGGACGTCACAGGCAGGGTCACGGCGGAAACTGTCCGTTCCTTCCTTGACTTCCTAGCACAGCGGATGTCTGATGGGGCCAGGAAAAGCATTGTCATCGCTCGTGATGAGGTCGCTGAGAGGGGACTAGTTGCTGTCAAGTACCTCGGTGCCAAGTCCATGGCCATCTTCACCATCTCCCTGGCATTGTGCATGCACATTTTGATGGGAACAAGGTTCCTATTGCCGGGCTAG